In the genome of Microcoleus vaginatus PCC 9802, the window CAACTGCACCAGTACCAATCATCGAATAAGGTTCAACCTGGACGCAGCCAGCTAAAGTAGCGCCCGGACAGACATGAACACCATCATCAAGATAGCACTCATGGTCTACAATTGCACCTGTGTTGACAATACAACCGCGACCAATTGTAGTTTCTACACAAAGTGTAGAATTTGCTAATATCTGAGAACCACTCCCAATTTTTACATTATCTGCTATGACGGCAGTTGGATGCTTAGCAATCAGTGCAATCAAACCATAGGACTCTAAGTATTCTTGTATTTCTATTCTATCTTTACCCTTGTCTCCTCCGATAGCCACCAAGAAACCAACAGGGTTGTTGAGTTTTCTTCCTGTTATCCAAGCTTCCAACTCTTTTTTCCCGAAATATAGGGGGACATCCTCAAATGGTGCTACCAAACTTTCATTATTGTCAAATAAAGAAACCAGTTTTATTCCCGATAATTTTAGACACTCTCTTAAAACTTTAGCTTGTCCAGTGGCCCCCCAAAAAATCATTTCTTTAAGCATGGTAACTACTCATTCTCACCAACCACAAAATCATTGAATAGTGAATGACATCGATCCGGGGCTGAGATGACTAACACTTCGTTGGGCCATTCCACTCCAAAAGTAGGATCGTCCCATCGCAGACCCTTGGCAGACTCAGGATGATAAAATTCAGCCATCTGATAGAAAACCTCCGTATTATCCATTAAAGTTTGAAACCCACTGGCCATGCCTTTAGGAACGTAAAGCATCTTACGGTTTTCAGAAGTTAGCTCAACTGCTACCCACTGCTTAAATGTAAACGAGTCTGGTCGGATGTCGATCACTACTTGATAAATAGCACCTCTTGTACACCTAATCAACTTCGCTTCTTGATAGGGCTTAGCCTGGTAGTGCATCCCCCGCAAAGTACCTTTCTTCAGGTTAAA includes:
- a CDS encoding acetyltransferase; this translates as MLKEMIFWGATGQAKVLRECLKLSGIKLVSLFDNNESLVAPFEDVPLYFGKKELEAWITGRKLNNPVGFLVAIGGDKGKDRIEIQEYLESYGLIALIAKHPTAVIADNVKIGSGSQILANSTLCVETTIGRGCIVNTGAIVDHECYLDDGVHVCPGATLAGCVQVEPYSMIGTGAVVLPRIRIGKGAIVGAGAVVIEDVPSYSVVVGNPARVIKELPRK
- the rfbC gene encoding dTDP-4-dehydrorhamnose 3,5-epimerase; the encoded protein is MKFTETKLKGAYVIEVEPLADERGFFGRSWCQKEFAEHGLNPNLVQCNISFNLKKGTLRGMHYQAKPYQEAKLIRCTRGAIYQVVIDIRPDSFTFKQWVAVELTSENRKMLYVPKGMASGFQTLMDNTEVFYQMAEFYHPESAKGLRWDDPTFGVEWPNEVLVISAPDRCHSLFNDFVVGENE